A stretch of the Veillonella parvula DSM 2008 genome encodes the following:
- a CDS encoding DNA cytosine methyltransferase, translating into MLNIIDVFSGAGGLTEGFRDNTKFKFICHIEMDKDACASLCLRNIYYYFKNINNLSPYFEYIQGNISREVLYSMVPSEVTKDVLSKEISEESILPIFEFIDKRLGTKELDGIIGGPPCQAYSIIGRANNKKKKDTDKRIYLYKHYLDFCNRYKPKFFIFENVKGLLSFKDISGDLLLDKMIQEFDSAGYAVNYEVINANDFGVSQNRERVIIVGHRKDLLFNKSFFDYLYNYVEPSPKLKELFADLPNIRAGKSSKKYCCNYVSKYVQKYIRSNDDILTQHIARPHSKNDLRIYKLVLKAKKIGENLRYNDIPVELQTHSNTTSFLDRYKALDYDSVSHTVVAHISKDGHYYIHPDLRQNRSISVREAARIQGFPDNFYFESSRTAAFRQIGNAVPPILSVKLASAILDFIKVDNNDNNIVNL; encoded by the coding sequence ATGCTAAATATAATTGACGTATTTTCAGGTGCGGGTGGCCTTACAGAGGGCTTTAGGGATAACACGAAATTTAAATTTATATGTCATATAGAGATGGATAAAGATGCTTGTGCCTCGCTATGCTTGAGAAATATATATTATTATTTCAAAAATATCAATAACCTGTCTCCGTATTTTGAATATATACAAGGAAATATATCTAGAGAAGTATTGTACTCTATGGTTCCAAGTGAGGTTACAAAAGATGTTTTGTCTAAGGAGATAAGTGAAGAGTCGATATTACCCATATTTGAATTTATAGATAAGCGATTAGGAACTAAAGAGTTAGATGGAATTATAGGCGGACCACCATGCCAAGCCTATTCTATTATTGGGAGAGCTAATAATAAGAAGAAAAAAGACACTGATAAAAGAATTTACTTATATAAGCATTATTTAGATTTTTGCAATAGGTATAAGCCTAAATTTTTTATATTTGAAAATGTTAAAGGGTTACTTTCTTTTAAGGATATATCTGGAGACTTACTACTTGATAAAATGATTCAGGAGTTTGATTCTGCTGGATATGCTGTAAATTATGAAGTTATTAATGCTAATGATTTTGGTGTTTCACAAAATAGAGAACGTGTAATTATAGTCGGACATAGGAAGGATTTACTATTTAATAAATCTTTTTTTGATTATCTATATAATTATGTTGAACCAAGCCCCAAATTAAAAGAATTATTCGCTGATTTGCCAAATATAAGGGCTGGAAAAAGTTCGAAGAAATATTGTTGTAATTATGTAAGTAAGTATGTCCAAAAATATATTCGCAGTAATGATGATATTTTAACTCAACATATTGCAAGACCACATAGTAAAAATGATTTAAGAATCTATAAATTAGTATTGAAGGCAAAAAAAATAGGAGAGAACTTGAGGTATAATGATATACCGGTAGAGCTTCAGACACATTCTAACACGACTTCATTTTTAGATAGATATAAAGCTTTAGATTATGATTCGGTAAGCCATACAGTTGTTGCCCATATATCTAAAGATGGACACTATTATATTCATCCTGATTTGAGACAGAATCGCTCTATAAGTGTAAGAGAGGCTGCAAGAATTCAAGGATTCCCAGATAATTTTTATTTTGAATCATCACGGACGGCTGCATTTAGGCAAATTGGCAATGCAGTTCCTCCTATTCTATCAGTTAAATTGGCATCAGCTATATTAGATTTTATAAAAGTAGATAATAATGATAATAATATTGTTAATTTATAA
- a CDS encoding restriction endonuclease: protein MISFKDVCETEVDLVIDEIYEGGAVGNILDDVLTKLMGVQNAGGFRYRNVLNTTDKAYIVLYSSNEDIDWPDVLEAETGKFKYYGDNKRPGDKVDSKKGNLILETIFNEKNRNKIPPVFIFMKNPTVASNRSVRFLGLAVPEDYYLGKDNSLKAIWRTSNSERFINYEAHFTILNTKSINREWLSCLINGDSLNTRFAPDAWLKYVKQGLTDDIILSAPKNKEYRSKIEQLPSTDKDLRKLDFIYQYYKDEPYKFEYFAAKLVGLMDNNFLNFNITRTVRDGGIDAIGEYRLGHKNNSIKLRCALEAKCYQRDNSNGVKLLSRLISRLKYRDFGIFVTTSYVSEQAYKELLEDGHPVIIISGGDIIEILTNNRINTKESLLNFMDTIDYL, encoded by the coding sequence ATGATTTCGTTTAAAGACGTATGTGAAACTGAAGTAGATCTTGTGATAGATGAAATCTATGAAGGCGGAGCTGTTGGTAATATATTAGATGACGTTTTAACTAAGTTAATGGGGGTACAAAATGCTGGTGGCTTTAGATATAGGAATGTTTTGAATACTACAGACAAAGCTTATATTGTTTTATATTCATCTAATGAAGATATAGATTGGCCAGATGTATTAGAAGCAGAAACTGGTAAATTTAAATATTATGGTGATAATAAAAGGCCTGGAGATAAAGTAGATTCTAAGAAAGGTAATCTAATTTTAGAAACTATATTTAATGAAAAAAATCGTAATAAAATTCCTCCCGTTTTTATTTTCATGAAGAATCCTACAGTAGCAAGCAATAGGAGTGTTAGGTTTTTGGGCTTAGCTGTTCCAGAAGATTACTATCTAGGTAAGGATAACTCATTGAAAGCAATTTGGAGAACTTCTAATAGTGAAAGATTTATAAATTACGAGGCTCATTTTACAATCTTAAATACAAAATCAATTAATCGAGAATGGCTTAGTTGTTTAATAAATGGAGATTCTTTAAACACTAGATTTGCGCCTGATGCTTGGCTTAAGTATGTAAAACAAGGTTTAACCGATGATATTATTTTAAGCGCACCAAAGAATAAAGAATATAGATCAAAAATTGAACAATTACCATCAACGGATAAAGATCTTAGAAAGTTAGATTTTATATATCAATATTATAAAGACGAGCCTTATAAATTTGAGTATTTTGCTGCAAAATTAGTTGGTTTAATGGATAATAATTTTTTGAATTTTAATATTACACGGACTGTTAGAGATGGCGGTATAGATGCTATAGGTGAGTATCGATTAGGTCATAAAAATAACTCTATAAAACTAAGATGTGCATTAGAGGCAAAATGTTATCAAAGAGATAATTCAAATGGGGTAAAATTGTTGTCTAGATTGATATCTAGATTAAAATATAGAGATTTTGGAATTTTTGTTACAACTTCTTATGTTTCTGAACAGGCATATAAAGAATTACTAGAAGATGGACATCCTGTAATTATTATATCTGGCGGAGATATAATAGAGATTTTAACTAATAATCGAATAAACACTAAAGAGTCACTTTTAAATTTTATGGATACTATTGATTATTTGTAA